One Faecalicatena sp. Marseille-Q4148 DNA window includes the following coding sequences:
- the rsgA gene encoding ribosome small subunit-dependent GTPase A — MQGKIIKGIAGFYYVNVVESIVYECKAKGAFRKEKRKPLVGDNVEIDILDEAERKGNITEILERKNELIRPAVANIDQALVVFAVTKPKPHLNLLDRFLVMMERSQIPVVLCFNKKDLAGEKEIQELYEIYKGTGYPIVFVSAFTQENVKEIQELLRGKTTAIAGPSGVGKSSLINTLQSNVSMETGSISEKIERGKHTTRHSELIEIDRETYIMDTPGFSSLYTNDFEKEELKEFFPEFQNCEEVCRFQGCDHIHEPDCAVKAAVEKGIIHPKRYESYQELYQELKERKRY, encoded by the coding sequence ATGCAGGGAAAGATTATAAAAGGAATTGCAGGATTCTACTACGTCAATGTAGTAGAATCCATTGTTTATGAGTGCAAGGCAAAGGGAGCCTTCCGAAAAGAAAAAAGAAAACCGCTTGTTGGAGATAATGTAGAAATCGATATCTTAGATGAGGCAGAGAGAAAAGGGAATATTACAGAAATACTGGAACGGAAAAATGAATTGATACGTCCGGCAGTAGCTAATATTGATCAGGCGTTGGTCGTGTTCGCAGTGACAAAGCCGAAGCCGCATCTAAATCTTCTTGATCGGTTTCTTGTGATGATGGAGCGCAGCCAGATTCCGGTTGTACTTTGTTTTAATAAAAAAGATCTGGCAGGAGAAAAGGAAATACAAGAGCTGTATGAGATTTATAAAGGAACAGGATATCCGATTGTATTTGTCAGTGCATTTACACAGGAGAATGTAAAAGAAATTCAGGAGCTTCTTAGAGGGAAGACAACTGCCATTGCAGGACCGTCAGGAGTAGGGAAATCTTCGCTGATCAACACACTGCAGAGCAATGTCAGCATGGAAACCGGCAGTATCAGTGAGAAGATTGAGCGTGGAAAACATACAACAAGACATTCGGAGTTAATTGAGATTGATCGGGAAACATACATCATGGATACTCCTGGATTTAGTTCCCTCTATACAAATGATTTTGAGAAGGAAGAACTCAAAGAATTTTTTCCGGAATTTCAAAATTGCGAAGAGGTGTGCAGATTTCAAGGATGCGACCACATTCATGAACCGGATTGTGCAGTAAAGGCGGCTGTCGAAAAGGGTATCATTCATCCGAAGCGGTATGAGAGTTATCAGGAACTTTATCAGGAATTAAAAGAGAGGAAGAGGTATTAG
- the pknB gene encoding Stk1 family PASTA domain-containing Ser/Thr kinase yields the protein MIKEGVVLAKRYVVLDRIGAGGMADVYRGKDEKLNRYVAIKVLKRQFREDDTFVKKFQTEAQSAAGLMHPNVVNVYDVGVDRGLYFIVMELVEGITLKDYIEKKGRLSAKEVISIAIQICAGIDAAHQNQIIHRDIKPQNVIISKEGKVKVTDFGIAKAATSQTVSTNILGSVHYTSPEQARGGISDAKSDIYSLGITLYEMVTGQVPFDGDSAVAVAVKHLNEEIIPPSSIAIGMPRSLEQIIMKCTQKNPNCRYPNMTALIADLKRSLVDPNGNFVVIPTADNLGDTMMASSIDIERARREAAANYDTGSYSSDTGYYDTGSYEDEYDHQDDGDYDQDYDDDYDEDDYDHGYDEDDTYSYGKKGRSGKGGRKDDEDVNPGMTKVLKILTGVVAAIIVFVLVFIGARAMGLLKFDSGKTVVEKEEDMVKMPNIIGKKQEEAIKMLNAEGLGYQTPVKTEESEKYEKGYVIKTDVKAGKKVKKNTRIVLTVSSGLKKEKAIVPEVSGYTTEDAISMLVSVGFAESNITPKLVFDNSVENGKVIKTDPAGNEEVAKDSKITLYVSKGKDQVAVPALKGKDQETAAKLLSEKELSIGEVSQEYSSEPAGTVIAQSISEGTKVDKGTAVNITVSQGEEPKPKPTVPNIVGNSVGNAKNALLNMGLKYKEVWQDSNEEAGIVISCDPGVGQEVEEGATITIYISNGPKTPEIPDPGPIDPDQGTGDGMTE from the coding sequence ATGATTAAAGAAGGTGTTGTATTAGCGAAACGCTACGTTGTACTCGACAGGATCGGCGCGGGCGGTATGGCTGATGTCTACAGAGGAAAAGATGAAAAGCTGAACCGTTATGTGGCGATTAAAGTGCTGAAGAGACAGTTCCGCGAGGACGATACATTTGTAAAGAAATTTCAAACAGAAGCACAGTCCGCAGCTGGATTGATGCACCCGAATGTTGTGAATGTATATGATGTTGGCGTTGACAGAGGTTTATACTTCATTGTCATGGAATTGGTAGAAGGAATTACGCTGAAGGATTACATTGAGAAGAAAGGGCGGCTTTCTGCAAAAGAAGTTATCAGCATTGCGATTCAGATCTGTGCAGGAATTGACGCGGCACATCAGAATCAGATTATCCACAGAGATATTAAGCCGCAGAATGTCATTATTTCCAAAGAAGGAAAAGTAAAAGTAACTGATTTTGGTATTGCTAAGGCAGCTACTTCTCAGACGGTGAGTACGAATATTTTAGGTTCCGTTCACTATACGTCTCCGGAACAGGCCAGAGGCGGTATCAGTGACGCTAAAAGCGACATTTATTCCCTTGGAATCACACTTTATGAGATGGTAACAGGACAGGTGCCGTTTGATGGAGATTCGGCAGTTGCAGTTGCAGTAAAGCACTTAAATGAAGAAATCATCCCACCGTCCAGCATTGCAATCGGAATGCCGAGAAGTCTGGAACAGATTATTATGAAATGTACTCAGAAGAATCCGAACTGCCGTTACCCGAATATGACAGCATTGATTGCAGATCTGAAACGTTCGCTTGTGGACCCAAACGGGAATTTCGTTGTAATTCCGACAGCAGATAATCTTGGAGATACGATGATGGCATCCTCTATTGATATTGAGCGTGCCAGAAGAGAAGCTGCGGCAAATTACGATACAGGCTCATATTCTTCTGATACCGGATATTATGATACGGGTTCTTATGAAGATGAGTACGATCATCAAGACGACGGAGATTATGATCAGGATTACGATGATGACTATGATGAAGATGATTATGATCACGGGTATGATGAGGATGATACATACTCCTATGGGAAAAAAGGACGTTCCGGGAAGGGCGGACGCAAAGACGACGAAGATGTGAATCCGGGAATGACAAAAGTTCTGAAGATTCTTACCGGAGTTGTGGCGGCAATTATTGTATTCGTTCTTGTATTTATTGGCGCACGCGCTATGGGACTTCTGAAATTTGACTCAGGAAAGACGGTTGTTGAAAAAGAAGAAGATATGGTAAAGATGCCAAATATCATCGGAAAGAAGCAGGAAGAAGCAATCAAGATGCTTAATGCAGAGGGACTCGGCTACCAGACACCGGTTAAGACAGAAGAGTCAGAAAAATATGAAAAAGGCTATGTCATTAAGACGGATGTAAAAGCGGGAAAAAAGGTAAAGAAAAACACAAGGATTGTTTTGACAGTTAGTTCTGGATTAAAAAAAGAAAAAGCAATTGTACCGGAAGTTTCCGGCTATACAACAGAAGATGCAATCAGTATGCTTGTCAGTGTAGGATTTGCAGAAAGTAATATTACGCCGAAGCTTGTTTTTGACAACAGTGTAGAGAATGGAAAGGTCATCAAAACGGATCCAGCAGGAAATGAAGAGGTGGCAAAGGACAGCAAGATTACACTGTATGTCAGCAAAGGAAAAGATCAGGTTGCAGTTCCGGCGCTGAAAGGAAAAGATCAGGAAACTGCTGCAAAACTTTTAAGCGAAAAGGAACTGAGTATCGGAGAAGTATCACAGGAATACAGCAGTGAGCCGGCGGGAACAGTCATTGCACAGTCTATATCAGAGGGAACAAAAGTAGATAAAGGAACAGCAGTGAATATTACTGTCAGTCAGGGTGAGGAACCAAAACCGAAGCCAACAGTTCCGAACATCGTTGGTAACTCTGTTGGAAATGCCAAGAATGCACTTTTAAATATGGGACTGAAGTATAAAGAAGTATGGCAGGACAGTAATGAGGAGGCTGGAATCGTTATTTCCTGTGATCCGGGTGTTGGGCAGGAAGTAGAAGAAGGAGCAACCATTACCATCTATATAAGCAATGGTCCCAAAACACCTGAGATACCGGATCCGGGTCCGATTGATCCTGATCAGGGAACTGGAGATGGAATGACAGAGTAA
- a CDS encoding Stp1/IreP family PP2C-type Ser/Thr phosphatase — protein MKAFSMTDVGKKREVNQDYVYVSTTPVGNIPNLFVVADGMGGHKAGDFASRYTVETLKQEIENSKEDGPEAVMRKAIQTVNHKLMEAAAKDVKLEGMGTTLVAATVIEHTLYFANIGDSRLYLINQEIKQLSRDHSLVEEMVRLGGIKPEEARFHRDKNIITRAIGGKEEVEIDFFEYHLKKDDVILMCTDGLSNMVENDELFRIVQSRRDVVDAVEKLIARANDNGGKDNIGVVVVEPFAGGAEVSL, from the coding sequence TATGTGTCTACCACGCCGGTTGGAAATATTCCGAACCTGTTCGTTGTGGCAGACGGAATGGGCGGTCATAAGGCCGGAGATTTTGCATCCAGATATACAGTAGAGACACTGAAGCAGGAGATTGAAAACAGCAAAGAGGATGGACCGGAGGCAGTTATGCGAAAGGCAATCCAGACAGTGAACCATAAGCTGATGGAAGCAGCGGCAAAAGACGTGAAGCTGGAGGGAATGGGTACAACGCTTGTGGCAGCTACTGTAATCGAGCATACACTGTATTTTGCCAATATTGGTGACAGTCGGCTGTATTTGATCAATCAGGAAATTAAGCAGCTGTCAAGAGATCATTCTCTTGTGGAAGAAATGGTGCGTCTTGGCGGGATTAAGCCGGAAGAAGCAAGATTTCACAGGGATAAGAACATTATTACGAGAGCAATTGGGGGAAAGGAAGAAGTTGAAATCGACTTCTTTGAATATCATTTGAAAAAGGATGACGTTATATTGATGTGTACAGACGGGCTCAGCAATATGGTGGAAAATGATGAATTGTTCCGCATCGTACAGTCTCGCAGAGATGTTGTAGATGCGGTAGAGAAATTAATAGCACGTGCGAACGATAATGGGGGAAAGGACAACATCGGGGTCGTTGTTGTTGAACCGTTTGCAGGTGGGGCAGAGGTGAGTTTATGA